The Opitutaceae bacterium genome window below encodes:
- a CDS encoding topoisomerase DNA-binding C4 zinc finger domain-containing protein, which translates to MPRSNPSPAEMLVILPLVRSVQAPPKPVAGAETESSLADSDISPSPDEVLCPNCGAGMVKRTARRGSNVGHSFWGCSKYPTCRGVRNS; encoded by the coding sequence ATGCCCCGAAGCAATCCTTCACCAGCCGAGATGCTTGTCATCCTGCCTTTGGTGCGATCGGTGCAAGCACCGCCCAAACCTGTAGCTGGAGCAGAGACAGAATCGTCCCTAGCTGATTCAGATATTTCACCGAGCCCTGACGAGGTGCTGTGTCCCAACTGCGGGGCAGGCATGGTCAAACGCACGGCCAGGCGCGGATCGAATGTCGGCCATTCATTCTGGGGATGCTCCAAGTACCCAACGTGCCGGGGTGTAAGGAATTCGTAG
- a CDS encoding helix-turn-helix domain-containing protein translates to MTHVEAAKRLRVAPRKVLGWLESGALKGRQFSRTKWKISGQDLLAFVRENPDLT, encoded by the coding sequence ATGACTCATGTCGAAGCGGCGAAACGCCTTCGCGTCGCTCCCAGGAAAGTCCTGGGCTGGCTGGAAAGCGGCGCGCTCAAGGGCCGGCAGTTCTCCCGCACAAAATGGAAGATCAGCGGCCAGGATCTGCTGGCGTTTGTCCGCGAGAATCCCGATTTGACCTGA
- a CDS encoding transposase domain-containing protein produces the protein MEFQRAGARSVEPSSHSQFNSIIVSRQRFCIDPFTCLKDLLTRLPRMTNQDDLAALTRLAGKRLSDAALPAEGRRLSISFRSVKVNPSERSSDAYDFSQSV, from the coding sequence TTGGAGTTTCAGCGGGCGGGGGCGCGCAGTGTGGAGCCATCGTCACATTCTCAATTCAACTCGATCATTGTTTCCCGCCAGCGTTTTTGCATCGATCCGTTCACCTGTCTGAAGGACCTGCTCACGCGCCTGCCCCGGATGACCAATCAGGACGATCTGGCCGCGCTCACCCGGCTCGCTGGAAAGCGGCTGTCTGACGCCGCGCTGCCCGCCGAAGGTCGGCGACTTTCCATCTCATTCCGGTCGGTCAAGGTCAATCCGAGTGAACGATCGTCGGATGCTTACGATTTTTCTCAGTCGGTATGA
- a CDS encoding DUF3368 domain-containing protein — MATLHGVPVLGSLRVIVKAKERGLIPLARPALDRLRGAGAYVSDELIDRAIALANEA; from the coding sequence ATGGCGACGCTCCACGGCGTTCCCGTCCTCGGATCGCTGCGTGTCATCGTCAAGGCAAAGGAGCGTGGCTTGATCCCATTGGCGCGCCCGGCGCTGGATAGGCTTCGCGGGGCGGGAGCCTATGTCAGCGACGAGTTAATTGATCGTGCGATTGCCCTGGCCAACGAGGCCTAG
- a CDS encoding UPF0175 family protein: MTRQVTVELPEEAMQVLRVRPEQLPQELREAAVLRWFEEGRLSQGQAAALLGVTRGEFFDLLSTHRVSSVQMTVADLDEDFRHG, translated from the coding sequence ATGACGCGGCAAGTTACAGTCGAACTCCCGGAAGAGGCCATGCAGGTGCTTCGTGTTCGACCGGAACAGCTGCCACAGGAATTGCGGGAGGCTGCGGTCTTGCGCTGGTTCGAGGAGGGCCGCCTTTCGCAAGGACAGGCAGCTGCCCTGCTTGGAGTCACGCGCGGTGAGTTTTTCGACCTGTTGAGCACCCATCGGGTTTCGTCTGTCCAAATGACGGTGGCTGATTTGGACGAGGATTTCCGGCATGGCTGA
- a CDS encoding GIY-YIG nuclease family protein, with product MLCDSLAAYNGRIVIDWGPGFRAWVQRADSKDKTIVEIRRSISDPPFPGFLDFREHLSRLATVPVAWREALSSVCGIYLLTCPTTGRCYVGSAGGERGFWGRWENYVSSGHGGNRRMKRKSVTDYQVSVLEVSASSVSTEELLTLESRWKEKLLSRKFGLNGN from the coding sequence GTGCTCTGCGACAGCCTTGCGGCCTACAATGGAAGAATCGTGATTGATTGGGGTCCGGGCTTCCGAGCGTGGGTCCAGCGGGCAGACTCCAAGGACAAGACCATCGTCGAGATCCGGCGCTCCATCAGTGATCCTCCTTTCCCTGGGTTTCTCGACTTCCGTGAGCATCTCAGCCGACTCGCAACGGTCCCCGTCGCATGGCGTGAAGCGCTTTCTTCCGTCTGCGGAATCTATCTCCTCACCTGCCCAACCACCGGTCGATGCTATGTCGGATCGGCGGGCGGGGAGCGGGGGTTCTGGGGACGATGGGAGAACTATGTTTCATCCGGACACGGCGGCAATCGCCGCATGAAGAGGAAATCAGTTACCGACTACCAAGTCAGTGTGCTTGAAGTTTCTGCGTCGTCCGTAAGCACCGAGGAACTTTTGACGCTGGAAAGTCGCTGGAAGGAAAAGCTCCTCAGTCGCAAATTCGGACTTAACGGCAACTGA